A DNA window from Mesorhizobium sp. C432A contains the following coding sequences:
- a CDS encoding ABC transporter substrate-binding protein, with translation MLRKLLIGTALATAFAFSAHAEDVKEVQMLHWWTSGGEAAALNVLKGDLAKEGYAWKDVPVAGGGGDAAMTALKAMVAAGNYPTASQMLGYTVLDYAAAGVMGDLTETAKKEGWDKSVPAALQKFSVYDGKWVAAPVNVHSVNWLWINKAVMDKIGGTEPKTFDDFVALLDKAKAAGVIPLALGGQNWQEATMFDSVVLSTGGPEFYKKAFNDLDDESLKSDTMKKSFDNLAKLVTYVDPNFSGRDWNLATAMVIKGDALVQVMGDWAKGEFNAAKKTPGTDFLCYRFPGTEGSVVYNSDMFGMFNVPDDRKAAQVALATATLSKSFQSAFNVVKGSVPARTDVPDTDFDACGKKGIADLKAANEGGTLFGSLAQGYGAPPAVANAYKDVVSKFVHGQIKTSDEAVTELVKAIDDAK, from the coding sequence ATGTTGCGCAAACTGCTTATCGGAACGGCTCTGGCGACGGCCTTTGCTTTCTCGGCCCATGCCGAGGACGTCAAGGAAGTGCAGATGCTGCATTGGTGGACGTCGGGCGGCGAAGCGGCTGCTCTCAACGTCCTCAAGGGCGACCTTGCCAAGGAAGGCTATGCCTGGAAGGACGTGCCGGTGGCCGGTGGTGGCGGCGACGCCGCCATGACTGCGCTGAAGGCGATGGTCGCGGCCGGCAATTACCCGACCGCGTCGCAGATGCTCGGCTACACCGTGCTCGACTATGCGGCGGCCGGCGTCATGGGCGACCTGACCGAGACGGCGAAGAAGGAGGGCTGGGATAAGTCGGTTCCGGCAGCCCTGCAGAAGTTCTCCGTCTATGACGGCAAGTGGGTCGCTGCTCCAGTCAACGTCCACTCCGTCAACTGGCTGTGGATCAACAAGGCGGTGATGGACAAGATCGGCGGCACCGAGCCAAAGACCTTCGACGACTTCGTCGCCCTGCTCGACAAAGCCAAGGCGGCTGGCGTCATTCCGCTCGCCCTTGGCGGCCAGAACTGGCAGGAAGCCACCATGTTCGACTCGGTTGTGCTGTCGACCGGCGGACCTGAGTTCTACAAGAAGGCCTTCAACGACCTCGACGACGAGTCCCTCAAGTCGGACACGATGAAGAAGTCGTTCGATAACCTCGCCAAGCTCGTCACCTATGTCGACCCGAACTTCTCGGGCCGCGACTGGAACCTTGCCACCGCCATGGTCATCAAGGGCGATGCCCTGGTGCAGGTGATGGGTGACTGGGCCAAGGGCGAGTTCAACGCCGCCAAGAAAACGCCGGGCACCGACTTCCTGTGCTATCGCTTCCCGGGCACGGAAGGCTCGGTGGTCTACAACTCCGACATGTTCGGCATGTTCAACGTTCCGGACGACCGCAAGGCCGCCCAGGTCGCGTTGGCCACCGCCACCCTGTCGAAGAGCTTCCAGTCGGCCTTCAACGTCGTCAAGGGTTCGGTTCCCGCCCGTACCGACGTTCCGGACACCGACTTCGACGCGTGCGGCAAGAAGGGCATCGCCGACCTGAAGGCTGCCAACGAAGGCGGCACACTGTTCGGCTCGCTTGCCCAGGGCTATGGCGCGCCTCCGGCAGTCGCCAATGCCTACAAGGACGTCGTTTCGAAGTTCGTCCATGGTCAGATCAAGACCTCGGACGAAGCCGTGACCGAACTGGTAAAGGCGATCGACGACGCCAAGTAA